Proteins encoded by one window of Opitutia bacterium:
- the trmD gene encoding tRNA (guanosine(37)-N1)-methyltransferase TrmD: MLDGFLSESMLGRAREAKLLEINVRNTRDWATDKHKTTDDRPFGGGAGMVMKCEPIFAAIEELQTPGCRRIYLTPDGAPFTSARAEQLAKEQHLIFLSGHYEGVDQRIRDTIIDEEISIGDYVLTNGTLAAAVVIDSLARFIPGVLGEEKSLTSESFTRNLLDFPNYTRPAVYRGMSVPEVLLEGHHGKIEKWRHAQQLEKTAKVRPDLLKKQQP, translated from the coding sequence ATGCTCGACGGCTTCCTGTCCGAGAGCATGCTCGGCCGCGCGCGCGAGGCGAAGCTCCTCGAAATCAACGTCCGCAACACGCGCGATTGGGCGACCGACAAGCACAAGACCACCGACGACCGCCCGTTCGGCGGCGGGGCCGGGATGGTGATGAAGTGCGAGCCGATCTTCGCCGCGATCGAGGAGCTGCAAACGCCCGGTTGCCGTCGGATCTACCTGACGCCCGATGGCGCCCCTTTCACCTCCGCCCGCGCCGAGCAGCTCGCGAAGGAGCAACACCTTATCTTCCTCAGTGGGCACTACGAAGGCGTCGACCAGCGCATCCGCGACACGATCATCGATGAGGAGATCAGCATCGGCGATTACGTGCTCACGAACGGCACCCTCGCCGCCGCGGTGGTGATCGATTCGCTGGCTCGTTTTATCCCCGGCGTGCTCGGCGAAGAAAAGTCATTGACCAGCGAAAGTTTCACTCGCAACTTGCTCGACTTTCCCAATTACACGCGTCCCGCCGTTTACCGCGGCATGTCCGTGCCGGAAGTGCTCCTCGAGGGGCATCACGGCAAAATCGAGAAGTGGCGGCACGCGCAGCAGTTGGAAAAAACCGCCAAGGTCCGACCCGATTTACTAAAGAAACAGCAGCCATGA
- the rpsP gene encoding 30S ribosomal protein S16: MALTIRLSRFGTKNEPHYRVAVAEARSRRDGDAVEYLGSYNPNAKGNPLTIKLDRFDYWVSKGAKPSDTVRSLVKRSKKAAAATA; the protein is encoded by the coding sequence ATGGCACTCACGATCCGTCTTTCCCGTTTCGGCACCAAGAACGAGCCGCATTACCGCGTGGCCGTCGCCGAAGCCCGTTCGCGCCGCGATGGCGACGCCGTCGAATACCTCGGCAGCTACAACCCGAACGCCAAGGGCAACCCGCTGACGATCAAGCTCGACCGCTTCGACTACTGGGTTTCCAAGGGCGCCAAGCCGTCCGACACCGTGCGCTCCCTCGTGAAGCGCTCGAAGAAGGCCGCGGCCGCCACGGCCTGA
- the ychF gene encoding redox-regulated ATPase YchF produces the protein MLKAGIVGLPNVGKSTLFNALTRSRKAEAANYPFCTIDPNVGVVIVPDERAYVLKAIAKTNVVVPAAIEFVDIAGLVAGASKGEGLGNQFLANIREVDAIVQVVRCFEDSDVVHTMGGVDPVRDIEVITTELVLADLDAVTKRIDKTQKKAKSGDKEAIAEMALLQKLEPHLNAGKTANVLEATPEEVAMMKLFQLLTAKPVLFACNVAESDLATAEQNKFVQKVAEYVRTHHDAAYVPISAKIEAELIDLPPEEAKAFLKDLGVDDSGVSSLIKGTYDLLGLMTYFTAGEKEVRCWTIVKGWKAPQAAGVIHTDFEKGFIKAEVVSYEDLVRLGSTAAARDAGKYRLEGKEYVFQDGDVALFRFNT, from the coding sequence ATGCTTAAAGCCGGCATCGTCGGTCTGCCCAACGTGGGCAAGTCCACTCTCTTCAACGCCCTCACCCGCTCCCGCAAGGCCGAGGCCGCCAACTATCCATTCTGCACCATCGACCCGAACGTCGGCGTCGTGATCGTGCCCGACGAGCGCGCCTACGTCCTCAAGGCCATCGCCAAGACCAACGTCGTCGTGCCCGCCGCGATCGAGTTCGTCGACATCGCCGGCCTCGTCGCCGGCGCCTCGAAGGGCGAGGGCCTCGGCAACCAATTCCTCGCCAACATCCGCGAAGTCGACGCGATCGTGCAGGTCGTCCGCTGCTTCGAAGACAGCGATGTTGTCCACACCATGGGCGGCGTCGATCCGGTTCGCGACATCGAGGTCATCACCACTGAGCTCGTGCTCGCCGACCTCGACGCCGTCACCAAGCGCATCGACAAAACCCAAAAGAAAGCCAAGTCCGGCGACAAGGAAGCCATCGCCGAAATGGCGCTGCTCCAGAAACTCGAGCCGCACCTCAACGCCGGCAAGACCGCCAACGTCCTCGAGGCCACGCCCGAGGAAGTCGCGATGATGAAGCTCTTCCAGCTTCTCACCGCCAAGCCCGTCCTCTTCGCCTGCAACGTCGCCGAGTCCGACCTCGCCACCGCCGAGCAGAACAAGTTCGTCCAAAAAGTCGCCGAATACGTCCGCACGCACCACGACGCCGCCTACGTGCCGATCAGCGCCAAGATCGAAGCCGAACTCATCGACCTGCCGCCGGAAGAAGCCAAGGCCTTCCTCAAGGATCTCGGCGTCGACGACTCAGGCGTGTCCTCCCTAATTAAAGGCACCTACGACCTCCTCGGCCTGATGACCTACTTCACCGCGGGCGAGAAGGAAGTCCGTTGCTGGACGATCGTGAAGGGCTGGAAAGCTCCGCAGGCCGCCGGCGTCATCCATACCGATTTCGAAAAGGGCTTCATCAAGGCCGAAGTCGTCAGCTACGAAGACCTCGTCCGCCTCGGCTCGACCGCCGCCGCCCGCGACGCCGGCAAATACCGCCTCGAGGGCAAGGAATACGTCTTCCAGGACGGCGACGTCGCGCTCTTCCGGTTCAACACCTGA
- a CDS encoding SpoIIE family protein phosphatase: protein MSDAVTSALANAESLDSSIVRMLMDATPDRIYFKDLESRFVRNNVAQARLLGEPTPDACIGKSDYDYFSRAHADKARADELEIIRTGQPVIGKVEHITLRDGSTSWVSTTKLPWRDASGRIIGTFGMTRDITATKLAEEKLTEERNLLRTIIDHLPARIYVKDLDSRYLLNNRAHLASLGAKSQEQVLGHTLREILPGERAEIAMADDRDVMATGEPILSNEKSAALDDGTLRWSLTTKVPLRDLRGQIAGLVGISHDITKRKLAEQELAHRTEEMEADVLMARQLQEVLLLRPYPVFPRGAAPESSALRFAHCYVPATTLGGDFFDLLQLSDTRCGLLICDVMGHGVRAGLLTAMIRGVFQEMGPRAADPAHVMSELNAALCPIAEQSGQAMFASAFFALVDLETNTLHYANAGHPPPIVIRHSNDIERLALADPEPAAGLISQFSYTSGSIAFGPGDRLFAFTDGLIEATNSSGSFFGEDRLCFLLGQCASAKFDSICTQLLRTVRDYTGGTGALADDVCIVALEVTEKP from the coding sequence ATGAGCGACGCCGTCACCTCCGCTCTCGCGAACGCCGAATCACTCGATTCGTCGATCGTTCGCATGCTCATGGATGCGACGCCGGACCGCATCTACTTCAAAGACCTCGAGAGCCGCTTCGTTCGCAACAATGTCGCCCAAGCCCGCCTCCTCGGCGAGCCCACTCCCGACGCCTGCATCGGGAAATCGGACTACGACTACTTCTCTCGTGCCCACGCGGACAAGGCGCGCGCCGACGAACTGGAAATCATCCGCACCGGCCAACCCGTGATCGGCAAGGTTGAGCACATCACTCTCCGCGACGGCTCCACCTCGTGGGTCTCGACCACCAAGCTCCCGTGGCGCGACGCCTCGGGCCGCATCATCGGCACCTTCGGCATGACGCGCGACATCACCGCCACGAAGCTCGCCGAGGAAAAGCTCACCGAGGAACGCAACCTCCTCCGCACGATCATCGATCACCTCCCCGCGCGCATCTACGTCAAGGATCTCGACTCGCGTTACCTGCTCAACAACCGCGCCCACCTCGCCAGCCTCGGCGCCAAGTCCCAGGAACAGGTCCTCGGCCATACGCTCCGCGAGATCCTCCCCGGCGAACGCGCCGAAATCGCCATGGCCGACGATCGCGACGTCATGGCCACCGGCGAGCCGATCCTCAGCAACGAGAAATCCGCCGCGCTCGACGACGGCACGCTCCGCTGGTCCCTCACCACCAAGGTCCCGCTGCGCGACCTCCGCGGCCAAATCGCCGGCCTCGTCGGCATCAGCCACGACATCACGAAACGCAAACTCGCCGAACAGGAACTCGCCCACCGCACCGAGGAAATGGAGGCCGACGTGCTCATGGCTCGTCAGCTCCAGGAAGTGCTCCTCTTGCGCCCCTATCCTGTCTTCCCCCGCGGAGCCGCGCCCGAGTCGAGCGCGCTGCGCTTCGCCCACTGCTACGTTCCGGCCACCACGCTCGGCGGCGATTTCTTCGACCTCCTCCAACTCTCCGACACCCGCTGCGGCCTGCTCATCTGCGACGTCATGGGCCACGGCGTGCGCGCCGGTCTCCTCACGGCCATGATCCGTGGCGTTTTCCAGGAAATGGGTCCGCGCGCCGCCGACCCGGCGCACGTCATGAGCGAACTCAACGCCGCGCTCTGCCCCATCGCCGAGCAATCCGGTCAGGCGATGTTCGCCTCCGCTTTCTTCGCCCTCGTCGATCTCGAGACCAACACGCTGCACTACGCCAACGCCGGCCATCCGCCGCCCATCGTCATTCGTCACAGCAACGACATCGAGCGCCTCGCGCTCGCCGATCCCGAGCCGGCCGCCGGCCTCATTTCCCAATTCTCCTACACCTCCGGCAGCATCGCCTTCGGACCCGGCGACCGGCTTTTTGCGTTCACCGACGGCCTGATCGAAGCGACCAACTCGAGCGGCTCATTCTTTGGCGAGGACCGTCTCTGCTTCCTCCTCGGCCAATGCGCGTCCGCGAAATTCGACAGCATCTGCACCCAGC